One window of Nocardia nova SH22a genomic DNA carries:
- the yaaA gene encoding peroxide stress protein YaaA → MLVILPPSETKSDGGTLGPLDLDSLWLPQLTAVRDKLITELIELSADPETARVALGLGKAGGTGAEGLRTALARNESLRAAPTTPALRRYTGVLYDALDAGSLTKAQRARADERLAIGSALFGVVRAGDAIPGYRLSGGSKLPGLPTLASLWKPALAPALRDATAGRLVVDLRSGSYQQLGRLPGAVTATVLTERPDGSRTVVSHFNKHHKGLLARALATTRAEPGDIRAVARVAEKAGLRVEIASSSELLVLT, encoded by the coding sequence GTGCTCGTCATCCTGCCTCCCTCCGAAACCAAGTCCGACGGTGGAACTCTCGGGCCACTCGATCTGGATTCGCTGTGGTTGCCGCAGCTCACCGCGGTCCGCGACAAGCTGATCACCGAATTGATCGAATTGTCCGCCGACCCGGAGACCGCGCGGGTGGCGCTGGGCCTGGGCAAGGCGGGCGGCACGGGCGCGGAGGGTTTGCGGACCGCGCTCGCGCGCAACGAGTCGCTGCGAGCTGCCCCGACCACACCGGCGTTGCGCCGCTACACCGGCGTGCTCTACGACGCCCTGGACGCCGGTTCGCTGACCAAGGCGCAGCGTGCCCGCGCCGACGAGCGGCTCGCGATCGGCTCCGCGCTGTTCGGCGTGGTCCGGGCGGGCGATGCGATTCCGGGGTATCGCCTGTCGGGTGGTTCCAAGCTGCCCGGGCTGCCGACGCTGGCGTCGCTGTGGAAACCGGCGCTGGCGCCCGCGCTGCGCGACGCGACGGCCGGGCGCCTGGTCGTCGATCTGAGGTCGGGCAGCTATCAGCAGCTGGGCCGGTTACCGGGTGCGGTGACGGCCACCGTGCTGACCGAGCGGCCGGACGGGAGCCGCACGGTGGTGAGCCACTTCAACAAACATCACAAGGGTCTGCTCGCTCGCGCGCTGGCGACCACCCGTGCCGAGCCGGGCGATATCCGCGCGGTGGCCAGAGTGGCCGAAAAGGCCGGACTCCGAGTGGAAATCGCGTCGTCGAGCGAACTGCTGGTACTCACCTGA